A genomic region of [Eubacterium] eligens ATCC 27750 contains the following coding sequences:
- a CDS encoding CgeB family protein — translation MRILLYRWKVFNQDDVKSAIEYFGHEVHDYTETVIDKDDETGFKLRDYEELRQVFSAYDCIFSLNYFPHVSDLCEELGKKYIAWTVDSPLISLYHQSLFNKCNYIFIFDRFYCEELKNLGAEHVWYLPLAVNCSRVGKITGSLTADERNKWHSEVSFVGGMYHRNSYDEIKDRLPEYLRGYFDAAMAAQMEIYGDSIFDKVLTVDILEKLCELIDFKQDERAFSDIALVFSSTFLGFKLANIERVQILNKLAKHFPTDLYTDDPDKELIGVNLKGAVNYMTDMPKVFNCSRININPVMRNIRTGIPLRAWDIVGAGGFLMTSFQLEYMDFFENGKDYVYYESHDDLLRKTEYYLNHEDERAQIARNGHEKAEKFHSYEKRMEFILDKCGMLKH, via the coding sequence ATGAGAATACTTTTATACAGATGGAAGGTGTTCAATCAGGATGATGTAAAGTCTGCGATTGAATATTTCGGACATGAAGTACATGATTACACAGAAACAGTAATAGACAAGGATGATGAGACCGGCTTTAAGCTCCGCGATTATGAGGAGCTTAGGCAGGTCTTTTCTGCATACGATTGTATTTTTTCACTTAATTATTTTCCACATGTATCGGATTTATGTGAAGAGCTTGGAAAAAAATATATCGCATGGACGGTAGATAGTCCGCTTATATCACTGTATCATCAGTCATTATTTAATAAATGTAACTATATATTTATATTTGACAGATTTTATTGTGAGGAACTAAAAAATCTTGGAGCAGAACATGTGTGGTATCTTCCACTTGCTGTAAACTGTTCCCGTGTTGGTAAGATAACAGGTTCACTTACTGCTGATGAACGGAACAAATGGCACAGTGAAGTATCATTTGTTGGAGGAATGTATCACAGGAATTCTTATGATGAAATAAAAGATAGGCTGCCGGAATATTTAAGAGGGTATTTTGATGCGGCAATGGCAGCACAGATGGAAATCTATGGTGACAGCATATTCGATAAGGTGCTTACAGTTGATATACTTGAAAAGTTATGTGAGCTTATAGATTTTAAGCAGGATGAAAGAGCATTTTCAGATATTGCACTTGTGTTTTCATCAACATTTTTAGGTTTCAAACTTGCTAATATAGAGAGGGTGCAGATACTTAACAAGCTTGCAAAGCATTTTCCGACAGACCTCTATACGGATGATCCGGATAAAGAGCTTATAGGGGTTAATCTTAAGGGTGCAGTTAATTATATGACAGATATGCCGAAGGTGTTTAATTGCAGCAGGATTAATATTAATCCTGTAATGCGTAATATCCGTACGGGAATTCCGCTTCGGGCGTGGGATATTGTCGGTGCAGGTGGATTTCTTATGACCAGCTTCCAGCTTGAATATATGGATTTTTTCGAGAATGGAAAAGACTATGTGTATTACGAAAGCCATGATGACTTGTTAAGAAAGACAGAGTATTATCTTAATCATGAGGATGAGCGTGCACAGATTGCAAGAAACGGACATGAAAAAGCAGAGAAGTTTCATTCATATGAAAAGAGAATGGAGTTCATACTTGATAAATGTGGTATGTTAAAGCATTAA
- the aroA gene encoding 3-phosphoshikimate 1-carboxyvinyltransferase codes for MSQYKVKKLDHPIHCTVEVPGSKSITNRALLMAALSQGECTLKGVLFSDDSRHFLLSLIALGYIIEVNEVERYVIIHGHGRDIPKKRATINVGSAGTAARFLTAMLALSDGEYTIEASEQMKKRPMLPLFEALQSMGAEIEFLEKDGHLPVNVKGAAYGGKKPQNHVSISISESTQFLSALMMTSPMLEEGIHVHITSNKTEGSYVRITAKMMEQFGCVVDHKGAEYVVPAGSGYYPQTYYIEPDVSAACYFYAAAALIGGTAIVKGVHSNSMQGDLKFIDVLKQMGCAVTEEREGICVSGPKDGEYCGVDVDMNDFSDQSMTLAAIAPFAKTTTVIKNIEHIRLQESDRIEAMVNELNNLGVDVKEGRDRIEISPANVKPGVVDTYNDHRMAMSFALIGLRVDGIIIDNYECCCKTFENYFEVLEKACAQ; via the coding sequence ATGTCACAGTACAAGGTTAAGAAGCTGGACCACCCGATTCACTGTACAGTTGAAGTGCCTGGTTCAAAGAGTATTACTAACAGAGCGCTGCTTATGGCAGCTTTATCACAGGGTGAATGTACCCTTAAAGGAGTTTTGTTCAGTGACGATTCGAGACATTTTCTTTTAAGTCTTATCGCACTTGGATATATTATCGAAGTAAACGAAGTTGAACGATATGTTATCATTCATGGACATGGAAGAGATATTCCAAAGAAGAGAGCAACAATCAATGTAGGAAGTGCCGGAACAGCGGCAAGATTCCTTACAGCCATGCTTGCGTTATCAGATGGTGAGTACACAATTGAAGCTTCTGAACAGATGAAGAAAAGACCTATGCTTCCGCTTTTTGAAGCATTACAGAGTATGGGAGCAGAGATTGAGTTTCTAGAGAAAGACGGACATCTTCCGGTTAATGTAAAAGGTGCAGCGTATGGTGGGAAGAAGCCACAGAATCATGTTTCAATAAGTATAAGTGAAAGCACACAATTCTTAAGCGCGCTTATGATGACATCTCCGATGCTTGAAGAAGGAATACATGTTCATATTACAAGTAATAAAACAGAAGGATCATATGTGCGTATAACAGCTAAGATGATGGAACAGTTTGGATGTGTGGTAGACCATAAAGGGGCAGAATATGTAGTCCCTGCGGGTTCGGGTTACTATCCACAGACATATTATATTGAACCGGATGTTTCAGCAGCCTGCTATTTTTATGCAGCAGCAGCTCTTATAGGCGGAACAGCTATTGTCAAAGGTGTACATTCAAATTCAATGCAGGGTGACCTTAAGTTCATAGATGTGCTTAAGCAGATGGGTTGTGCTGTGACAGAGGAACGCGAGGGTATATGCGTCAGCGGACCTAAGGATGGAGAATATTGCGGTGTGGATGTTGATATGAATGATTTCTCAGACCAGTCAATGACACTTGCAGCTATTGCTCCATTTGCAAAGACTACTACAGTTATCAAGAATATTGAACATATACGATTACAGGAGTCAGACAGAATTGAGGCTATGGTCAACGAGCTTAACAATCTTGGTGTTGATGTCAAAGAGGGAAGAGACCGTATAGAGATATCTCCAGCCAATGTTAAGCCAGGTGTAGTTGACACATATAATGACCATAGAATGGCAATGTCTTTCGCACTAATCGGCCTGCGTGTTGATGGAATAATAATTGATAATTATGAATGCTGTTGTAAAACATTTGAGAACTATTTTGAAGTACTTGAAAAGGCATGTGCACAATGA
- a CDS encoding citrate/2-methylcitrate synthase: MNNQEMMELSTVDKSDFEELVKECTASGIIDQNLYTEYDVKRGLRDSNGNGVLTGLTEISDVLGNQSVHGRKIPVDGELYFQGYNVEELIKRSSLDRFRFEEATYLLLFGVLPDKDQLDRFIRILTDLQELSGAFIRDVIMKATSTNLMNSLMKSILSLYSYDEKPDDISIPNVLRQSLQLIAKMPLLSVYAYQSYRHFKLDGTLMIKNPKKGYSTAENILYMLRDDGDFTELEAKVLDICLVLHAEHGGGNNSTFTTHVVTSSGTDTYSAIASSIASLKGPKHGGANLKVQEMFTDIKAHCSDWDNKDEICTYLNKILDKEAFDHAGLIYGMGHAVYTNSDPRAVILKKFAKQLSEEKGMQKEFALYELVESEAGQLIMNKRKMFKPVCANVDFYSGFVYTMLGIPEEMFTPMFATSRISGWCAHRLEELVNAGKIIRPAYKYVGHHRPYVDMDER; this comes from the coding sequence ATGAACAATCAGGAAATGATGGAACTTTCAACAGTAGATAAGAGCGATTTTGAGGAACTTGTAAAAGAATGTACAGCCTCAGGTATAATCGATCAGAATCTGTATACAGAGTATGATGTAAAGAGAGGTCTTCGTGACAGCAATGGTAACGGCGTACTTACAGGTCTCACAGAGATATCAGATGTATTAGGTAACCAGAGTGTTCACGGAAGAAAGATACCTGTAGATGGAGAATTATATTTTCAGGGATATAATGTTGAGGAGCTTATCAAGAGAAGCAGCCTTGATAGATTCAGATTTGAAGAAGCGACATATCTTCTGTTATTCGGAGTACTTCCAGACAAGGATCAGTTAGACAGATTTATAAGAATCTTAACAGACCTTCAGGAACTTTCAGGGGCATTCATCAGAGATGTTATTATGAAAGCTACAAGTACTAATCTTATGAATTCGCTTATGAAGAGTATCTTAAGTCTTTATTCATATGATGAGAAACCGGATGATATTTCAATTCCTAATGTATTAAGACAGAGTCTTCAGCTTATAGCCAAGATGCCTCTTCTTTCAGTATATGCTTATCAGTCATACAGACATTTTAAGCTTGATGGAACACTTATGATAAAGAATCCTAAGAAGGGTTATTCAACAGCCGAGAATATCCTCTATATGTTAAGAGATGACGGAGACTTTACAGAACTTGAAGCAAAGGTACTTGATATTTGTCTTGTTCTTCATGCAGAGCATGGTGGTGGTAATAACTCAACATTTACAACTCATGTTGTTACTTCATCAGGAACAGATACATATTCAGCAATTGCTTCATCAATCGCATCCCTTAAAGGACCTAAGCATGGTGGTGCTAACTTAAAGGTTCAGGAAATGTTTACAGATATTAAGGCACATTGCAGCGATTGGGACAATAAAGATGAGATATGTACATATCTTAACAAGATCCTTGACAAAGAAGCATTTGACCATGCAGGACTTATCTATGGTATGGGTCATGCGGTATATACTAACTCAGATCCTAGAGCAGTTATTCTTAAGAAATTTGCGAAACAGCTTTCAGAAGAGAAGGGAATGCAGAAAGAATTTGCATTATATGAGCTTGTTGAAAGCGAGGCAGGACAGCTTATCATGAACAAGAGAAAGATGTTTAAGCCAGTCTGTGCCAATGTCGATTTCTATAGTGGATTTGTATACACAATGCTTGGTATTCCAGAAGAAATGTTTACACCAATGTTTGCAACTTCTAGAATTTCAGGCTGGTGTGCACACAGACTTGAGGAACTTGTTAATGCAGGAAAGATTATCCGTCCTGCATACAAATATGTTGGACATCACAGACCATATGTTGATATGGACGAGAGATAA
- a CDS encoding YcxB family protein, producing MTIKNETAFTKECMEGAMRASNFDNSRYKTFKLIYNMFGLIFGMMMIRELVLKMTGNEQADTFMIVLFGLVAVVFLYIGMVGMDKSNKKKFYNIYGKMVGIKFSYEIDAENIIITDEENDSDTFSWNDIVKWNQDPDNIYLFVGDDNCLVVGKKGFTQGSADDLRQLADAVIGMRNETENSQQ from the coding sequence ATGACAATTAAGAATGAAACAGCATTCACAAAGGAATGTATGGAAGGTGCCATGCGTGCCAGTAATTTTGATAACAGTAGATATAAGACTTTTAAGCTGATTTATAATATGTTTGGACTTATATTCGGAATGATGATGATAAGAGAGCTTGTTCTTAAGATGACAGGTAATGAGCAGGCGGACACATTTATGATAGTACTGTTCGGGCTTGTTGCAGTGGTATTCTTATACATTGGAATGGTTGGAATGGATAAGAGCAATAAAAAGAAATTTTATAATATATATGGAAAGATGGTAGGAATTAAATTCTCATATGAGATAGATGCAGAGAATATTATTATTACAGATGAAGAAAACGACAGTGATACATTCAGTTGGAATGATATTGTGAAATGGAATCAGGATCCTGATAATATATATCTGTTTGTTGGGGATGATAATTGTCTGGTTGTAGGCAAGAAAGGGTTTACCCAGGGAAGTGCAGATGATCTGAGGCAGCTTGCTGATGCTGTAATCGGGATGAGAAATGAGACAGAAAACAGCCAGCAGTAA
- a CDS encoding SDR family NAD(P)-dependent oxidoreductase, whose amino-acid sequence MKLACITGASSGIGKEFAYLLSDLEYDLILVGRNTDALHEIANNVAVRCKCITCDLSDEKSCVKLGRKLRQYPLDIMINNAGFGELGEFTETKLKNDINMINVNIKAVHILTKAVLPGFIQRDRGYIMNVASSAGLLPGGPYMSTYYATKAYVTSLTTAIHGELRDLKSNVHISMLCPGPVDTNFNNVANVKFALSGIPADYCAYYALCKMFTGKLTIIPTFTMKAGVFGSRFLPRQVLAFMTGHQQKKKTDNI is encoded by the coding sequence ATGAAACTTGCTTGTATTACCGGAGCATCTTCCGGCATTGGAAAAGAATTTGCATATCTGCTTTCAGACCTTGAATATGACCTGATTCTGGTCGGAAGAAACACAGACGCGCTTCACGAAATTGCTAACAATGTTGCTGTCAGATGCAAATGTATCACATGTGACTTGTCTGATGAGAAATCGTGCGTAAAGCTTGGAAGGAAGCTTCGTCAGTATCCACTTGATATTATGATTAATAATGCCGGGTTCGGAGAACTTGGTGAATTCACAGAAACTAAGCTTAAGAATGACATTAACATGATTAATGTCAATATTAAAGCTGTGCATATACTTACAAAGGCCGTACTTCCAGGCTTTATACAGCGTGACAGGGGCTACATCATGAATGTTGCATCAAGTGCCGGACTGCTTCCGGGTGGACCTTATATGTCTACCTATTATGCAACCAAAGCATATGTGACAAGCCTTACCACTGCAATCCACGGGGAACTGCGCGACTTAAAGAGTAACGTTCACATAAGCATGCTCTGTCCAGGTCCTGTTGATACCAACTTCAACAATGTTGCCAATGTAAAGTTCGCATTATCCGGAATTCCTGCTGATTACTGCGCCTATTATGCACTTTGTAAAATGTTTACAGGCAAACTTACCATTATTCCGACATTTACAATGAAAGCCGGAGTTTTTGGCAGCAGATTCCTGCCAAGACAGGTGCTTGCCTTTATGACAGGTCACCAGCAGAAAAAGAAGACAGACAATATCTGA
- a CDS encoding tRNA dihydrouridine synthase: protein MSNTIYMAPMEGLTDFTYRNAYEKTFGKGRITKYFTPFISPNKSENFLAREIRDIDRGHNKDTYTVVQVMTNEAKDFIWTAKMLYEKYGYSEINLNAGCPSGTVVSKDKGSGMLRDTEKLDRFLDEVFEDAFIRENIKVSVKTRIGVEDDDSFPQIMEVYNSYPLEELIVHPRVRTDYYRNELHLDAFRYAVDNSRNKLVLNGDIFTRKNFLEMKEMFPEVDTFMLGRGLIADPGLINVLTDDNPQAMVRDLNADKKLMKELHDLVYAARTAIMPGDTHAIHRMKEMWCYMEYVFDDCKKEIKAIKKSQRMADYKAAVDVFFNKAMLVERKNIIFSKKF, encoded by the coding sequence ATGAGCAATACTATATATATGGCCCCAATGGAGGGGCTTACAGATTTTACATACCGTAACGCCTACGAGAAAACATTTGGAAAAGGCAGAATTACAAAATATTTTACACCGTTTATCTCACCTAATAAGTCAGAGAATTTTCTTGCAAGAGAGATAAGGGACATAGACCGCGGGCATAATAAGGATACATATACGGTTGTACAGGTCATGACTAATGAAGCTAAGGATTTTATATGGACAGCAAAAATGCTTTATGAAAAATACGGCTACAGCGAGATTAATCTTAATGCCGGCTGTCCGTCAGGCACAGTTGTTTCAAAGGATAAAGGCTCAGGAATGCTTCGCGACACAGAAAAGCTCGACCGTTTTCTTGATGAGGTGTTTGAGGATGCATTTATAAGAGAGAATATTAAGGTTTCGGTCAAGACACGAATCGGTGTTGAAGATGATGACAGTTTTCCACAGATAATGGAGGTGTATAATTCTTATCCTCTTGAGGAACTTATTGTTCATCCGAGAGTGCGTACAGATTATTACAGAAATGAGCTGCATCTTGACGCTTTCCGTTATGCTGTTGATAACAGCAGGAATAAATTAGTGCTTAACGGAGATATATTTACAAGGAAGAATTTCCTTGAAATGAAGGAGATGTTTCCGGAGGTTGATACATTTATGCTTGGAAGAGGGCTTATCGCGGACCCCGGACTGATTAATGTATTAACAGATGATAATCCTCAGGCGATGGTGCGGGACCTTAATGCAGACAAGAAGCTGATGAAAGAGCTTCACGACCTTGTATACGCAGCCCGCACAGCCATAATGCCGGGAGATACACATGCCATACACAGAATGAAAGAAATGTGGTGTTATATGGAATATGTGTTTGATGACTGCAAAAAAGAAATCAAGGCAATCAAGAAATCCCAGAGAATGGCTGATTACAAGGCTGCAGTTGATGTGTTCTTCAACAAGGCAATGCTTGTTGAAAGAAAGAATATTATATTTTCAAAAAAATTCTAA